The DNA segment GTCCCTGCATAAGTGTGTCTCCAAAAATTTACAAATATTACCAATTTCCGTTCATTGAGTATTTTAAGGCAGCCCAATCATGTTCGAAATGGAGAAGTTCCTGAGATGGGGTCGGCAAAAACCTTAACTATCGGATATGGAGGCCAGGAGCAGTTTTGAAATACCTTCTAAAATACTGGAGAATAAACCGGAATTGTTGCTTGACATAGTCTGCTATATTAGTAGATTGTAATCGCTGGGGCGGGTTTATTTGCCAGGAGAAAATGATGGCTGGTGGGAATACTTTGCATGCGTCATTCGGTCACGACAGGTACATGTTCAGGCGGAAGGTTTTCAAGGTTTTCGGCGGGGCGTTTCATGTTTATGATCCTGCGGGCGGGGTGGCTTTTTATGGTGAGCAGAAGGCGTTCAAGCTGAAGGAGGATCTGCGGGTTTATGCGGACGAGAGGCTTGGTGAGGAGCTGCTGGTGATCAAGACGCCGCAGATACTTGACTGGGGAGCTACCTATTATGTTCAGGATGGTGCTACTGGCGTTGGTGTGGGAGCCTTAAGGCGGAAAGGGCTCAAGTCCATGTTCAAGGACGAGTGGGTTTATATGGATGCGGCTGGTAACGAGGTTGGGCGTCTGGCTGAGAGCAGTCTGCTGGGGGCGCTGCTGAGCAGGCAGACCAATCTTATGCCGCAGACTTATAGAATCGCATTGAATGACGGCCGGGAAGTGGCGAGGATCAAGCAGCATTTCAATCCGTTCATACTCAAGTACACGATGGACATTGTGAACGGGGATGGCGAGATCGACAGGCGGCTTCTTATGGCGAGCGGGATACTCCTGGCGGCTATCGAGGGGCGGCAGGAGAGTTAGCAACGGGCTAGCGGCACGAAAAAGTCACTATATTGTGAATTTCATGCAATTAACGGGGGCGGAGGTGCGTTATAATAGTGATGTTGGACCGGGTGACTGTCATTGGACAGTTGTAATCCGGTTTATGCGCACTGTGCGGTTCCTGTTTTTAGAGGCTGTTTTGAAACGGCTTGCAGGAGGCTGTGCTTGAAGAGCTTGAAGGGGAGCTTATGAAAGACGGGCTGAATATGTGTTTGCGGGTTGTGAAGCCGGGATTTTGCTTGTGGTGCTTTGTGCTTGTCGGGGTTTGCGTGGCTGAGCCTGCTATCGAGCCTTATGAGAGCGGGGATAAGTATGTGGCGCGGAACAAGATCGATGCGCTGGTGCGGGCGACGCTGGATGAAAAAGGGATCGAACCCGCGAAGCTTTGCAGCGATGAGGTTTTCATTCGGCGGGTGTATCTGGATATGACGGGGCGGCTGCCTGAGCCGTGGGTGGTGCGTAGATTTCTGGAGAACCCGAGGGGGAGCAAGCGGGGAGCCATTATCAATAAGCTGATGGAGACGGAGGAGTTTGCGGATTACTGGGCGCTGAAGTGGTGTGATATCCTGCGGGTCAAGGCGGAGTTTCCGATCAATTTGTGGCCGAACGGTGTGCAGGCGTATTACAGGTGGATCCGGCAGGCGGTGAAGGAGAACATGCCGTATGATGAATTCGCCCGGGCGCTGCTGACATCGAGCGGGAGCAATTTCCGGGTGCCGCCGGTGAACTTTTATCGCGCGATACAGGGCGAGGAGGCTGAGGCGATCGCGCGGGCAGTGGGGCTTACTTTTATGGGGTGTCGGGTGGAGGAGTGGAATGCCGAGAAACGCGAGGGTCTGGAGGCGTTCTTTTCGAGGTTGCTTTACAAGAATACCGCTGAGTGGAAGGAACAGATAATCTGCCTGGACCCGGGGCCCGCGGGGGAACTTACGGCGAGATTTCCGGATGGTGAAGAGGTGACGATCAAGGCGGGCGAGGATCCGCGGGGCGTGTTTGCAGACTGGCTCATTCAGAAGGATAATGCGTGGTTTGCGAAGAACATCGTAAACAGGCAGTGGTCGTGGCTGATGGGGCGGGGGATAATTCATGAGCCCGACGATATTCGCGATGGCAATCCGGCGGTGAATCCCGAGCTGCTTGAGTATCTCGAGAGTGAGCTGGCGGGGTCCGGGTATGATCTGCGGCATGTGTTCAAGCTGATACTGAATTCGCATACTTATCAGCAGTCTTCGGTGCCTGCTGATGAAAGTGAGGAGGTTGAGAGATATTTTGCGGTGTATCCGGTGAGGCGGCTGGATGCGGAGGTGCTTATAGATGCGCTTTGCTGGATATCGGGGACTAACGAGCGGTATTCGAGCAAGATACCCGAGCCGTTCACGTTTGTGCCGGCGGATGAGAAAACGGTGGAGCTTGCGGACGGGAGCATCACGAGTCAGTTCCTGGAGATGTTCGGGAGGCCCTCGCGGGATACGGGGCTGGAGTCGGAGCGGAACAGGGAGGTTACCGAGAGGCAGCGGCTTCATCTTTTAAATTCGTCACAAGTTCAGAACAAGATCGAGAAGGGGTGGCGAATTCGGAACCTGATGCGCAGGGCCAAAGGCAATAAGCAGGTGATGATCAATCAGCTCTATCTGCACATTCTGTCGCGGTTTCCGACGGCTGAGGAGCGGGAGACGGTGACGGAGTATTTCGAGATGAAGGGAATGAATAATCGCAGGGCGGTGCATGATATTGCCTGGGCGCTTATAAATACGAAGGAATTTCTTTACAGGCATTGATCTGCAGTTTGGCGGTCGGGTCTGAGGGCATGAAATAAGGGGTATAACATGAACGGTTGGAACGAGATGACACGGCGCGATGCCGTGAAGATGGGGCTTGTTGGGGCCGCGGGACTGACCGTTAGCGGGTCGCGGGTTTTGGCGGCGGATCAGAAGGCAAAGAAGAAAAAGCGTGGGACCGGCAAGAGCAAGCCTGAAGCGAAGGCGAAATCAGTGATACAGATATGGATGTGGGGCGGGCCCTCGCACCTGGATACTTTCGACCCGAAGCCAGGTGCGGGAGAGGATTATTGCGGGCCGTACAAGAAGCCGATCTCGACGAATGCGGATGGTGTACAGATATGCGAGATGCTGCCGAAGCTGGCGAAGCATGCGGACAAGTATTCGATAATTCGCAGTATGACGCATGGGATAAACGGTCATGAGACGGCGTCGTATATGGTGCAGACTGGGCATGAGCCGGGCAGGCTGGTTTATCCGAGTATGGGGGCGGTGGTGTCGGTGTTCAAGGGTTATGAGCACGGATATGACGGACTGGTGCCGCCATATATTGTTTTGACGCAGCCGCAGGGCAGGTTTTCGGAGTCCGGTTTTCTGGGGCCGAAGTACAAGCCGTTTTCGACGGGTGGTGATCCGGCGAGGACGCCGTTTGCGGTTGAGGGGATAGTCGCAAGGGGGATCTCGGACAAAAGGCAGAAGGACAGGCGGGAGCTGATGCACTCGCTGGATACGCTGGGCAGGGTGATGGGCGGCAATGAGAAGTTCGCTGAGCTGGACGAGTGTGAGGAGGAAGCGTATGATCTGATGTTCGGGGATGCGAGGAAGCTGTTCGACCTGGGGCAGGAGAAGGAGGCGATGCGCGAGCGGTATGGGATGAACACCTTCGGGCAGTCGTGCCTGGCGGCGAGGCGGCTGGTGGAGCATGGTGTGCCTTACATTACGATCAATTACAGGGGTTGGGATACGCATAAGCAGCATTTCGAGACGATGGCGCGGAAGCTGCCTGAGATGGACCAGGCTATGTCGGCGCTGCTGGGAGATCTGAGTGAGCGTGGTTTGCTGGACAGCACTATCGTGTGGTGGGGCGGTGAGTTCGGAAGGGGGCCGAAGATACAGAAGGAGTCGCCGTGGAACGGTGGTCGGTCGCATCATGGTAAGTGTTTCAGCAGTTTGGTCGCGGGCGGCGGGTTCAAGGGCGGAAGGGTTATCGGCGCGTCGGATGAGAAGGGCATGGAGGTTGCTGAGCGGGCGGTTTATCCGAAGGATCTGATCGGGAGCATGTATACGCTGCTGGGGATCGATCCGGACGGCAAGCTGCCGAATCCGAGGGGGTTGGATGTTAAGGTAATGCCCAGGTCGGAAAAGGGCGAGGGCAGATTGACAGAGATAATGTAAAGCGGGCGTTTATATGAAACATGTGCGATTTATTTTGGTCGGGGTTTTCTGTTTTGCTTGTTCAGCGTGGGGTGTGGACAGGCGCGAGCCGCATGTTGGCTATGTGTATCCGGCAGGCGGACAGCGGGGTAAGGTGGTGCGTGCTGCGGCGGGCGGACAGTTTCTGTGGGGAGCGAAGGATGTGCATGTTTCGGGTGAAGGTGTGCATGCTAAAGTGATCAAGCATATGCGGCCGGTGGGGAACTTGAACAAGGAAAAGCGTGAGGCGATCACCGCAAAGTTGAAGGAAGTGCGGGATATGCGGCTTGCGGAGGTAGAGGGTAAGAAGGCCGGGGATAAGTCTGGAAATAAAGAAGGCCGTAAAGCGGCAAAAGTTGCAAAAGATCAGTCTGGCAAGGGTGGTGAGAAGGCAGAAAGCGATAAAGAGAAAAAGGGTAAGGCTGAGCGATCAAAAATGCCTGAGCATCCGCTGCTCTACGATGTCGAGGATTGTTCACTGCGGGAGCTGGCGCATATTCGTGATGTGCTGTTTATGCCTCGGTTCTTGAAGCAGCAGAACAGACAGCTTGCTGAATCGGTGCTGATCAAGATCGAGATCGATGAGGACGCTGAGCCGGGGCCGAGGGAACTGCGGATCGGTACCGGGTTGGGACTGACGAATCCTGTGATTTTCGAGGTTGGCTTGGGGCCGGACGTGTATGAGCAGGAACCTAATGATAAGGAGGCGATGCCGGAGCTGAAGAATTATCCTAAAGCACCGAAAGGGAAAGTTGTAGAGCTGCCTGCAGTGCTGAATGGTCAGATAATGCCGGGCGATGTGGACCGGTTCAGATTTCGTGCGAAGAAGGGGCAGAAGCTGGTGGTGGATACGCATGCGAGGCGGCTAGTGCCTTATCTGGCGGATGCGGTGCCGGGCTGGTTTCAGGCGGTGGTGACGATCTATGATGCGCGGGGGAATGAGGTTGTGTTTGCGGATGATTACCGATTCAGCCCTGATCCGGTGCTGCTGTGGGAGGTCGAGCGGAGTGGGGAGTATGAGCTGGAGATTCGTGACGCGATCCACAGGGGTCGCGAGGATTTTGTGTACCGCATATCGGTCGGCGAGCAGCCGTTCATTACTCATATGTTTCCGCTGGGCGGGCAGGTGGGCAAAGATGTGACGGCGGAGATATCCGGCTGGAACTTGGCGACGGATGAGCTAAAGCTGGATACGAGTGAGGGGGGCGGTGTATTGCGACAGACGTGTTACCGGAGCGAAGGGGAAGTGTCGAATGCTGTGCCGTATCTTGTGAGTGAACTGCCATCGCGAATGGAGAAGGAGGATAACGGGAGCAGGGGCAAGGCGCAGAAGTTGGAGATCGGTGTGACCGTCGATGGTCGAATAGGTAAGGCGGGGGATGTGGATGTTTATCGATTTGAAGGCCGTGCGGGCGAGAGGGTTGCGATCGAGGTGTTTGCACGCAGGCTGAATTCGCCGATGGATGCGGTTGTGAGGCTGATGGATGCGAGCGGTGAGGTTATTGCATGGAACGATGATCATGTGGTCAAGGGGGATGAGCATTTGCACAAGAATGCGAGCGGGATGCTGACGCATCATGCGGATCCGTATTTGACGGCCGAATTAAGTAAGGACGGCGATTATTTTGTAGAGGTCGAGGACGTGCAGCAGCATGGCGGTGAGGCGTATGCGTACAGGTTGCGGGTGGAGCGAGCCACGGGTGATTTCGCTTTGCGTGTGGTTCCGGCGAGTATTAACGTGAGGACGGGATTTGCGGTGCCGGTTTGGGTTTATGTGCTCCGCAAGGACGGTTACAGCGGGCCGATAGATATTTCAGTGAAGGGGGATCTGGGGTTTGAGCTGACGGGCGGGCGGATCCCGGCTGGGGCGGACAGGGTTTGCATGTCGCTCAGGGCCGGCAACGAGCTAAAGGGCGGGATGATCGATATTGAGTTTGAGGGCAGTGCGATGATCGGGGAGGAAACAGTTGTTCGCACGGCTGTTGGTGCAGAGGACATGATGCAGGCGTTTCTGTACAGACACCTCGTGCCGACGCAGGAAATCGTAGCGGCGGTGAAAAAGTTGAAATGGAAGGTGCCGGGTGTGACGATTGACGCTGAGCAACCTTTGGTAATTACGGCTGGACAGTCTGAAGAAATTGTTTTTAAAACACGAAAGCGGCGGCTTTTGAATGAACTGCGTCTCGATATATTGAATCCTCCCGCGGGAGTTAGCGTAGAAAAAGTCAGGGTCGTCGATGAGGGGTTGGCTTGTAAGGTTAAGTGTGCCGAAGGTGACGTTCAGGATTTTAGCGGCAATCTTATTTTTGAAATGGTGAGGGAATGGCGGCCCAAGGGCAAGGACGGTAAGCCTGGTAAAAAGCGGGAGAGTTCTTTAGGCGTTCTGCCTGCGGTGCCGGTGGAGATAGATGCGAAGGTATCAGCGAGGTCGTGATATCGGGCGATGTCTTTGCCGGATCGGGGCGGGTGATGTTTTGTCTTGGATTTTGAGGCCTTTTCCTGTATAATCATCTTCAATTGCAATTAATAGAGTGTGTTCAGGAAAAGGGTGTTTTCATGAAGAGTGTGCATCAGTTTTTTGTGCTGGGGGTCGTTTTCTTCTGTTCTTTTTCGATGGGGGCCAACTGTCCTCCGGGCGATATCAGCGGTGACGGCTGGGTCGATATGGCAGATCTGGAGGTGTTTGCGGGGGAGTGGCTGGCCGGGGAGGATTCGGTTGCCAATATCTCCGGTTCGGGTCGTGTGGATTATATCGATTTTAACGTACTGGCTGGTTCATGGGGGCAGGTTTGTGAGAAGGTTGTTATCAACGAGATGTTTTTCAAGCCTGATGATAAACTGCAGCCGATGGAATTTGTCGAACTTTATAACGCCGGGCAGGAAGCGGTCGATCTTTCGGGGTGGTATTTTTCGGATGGGATATCTTATGCGTTTCCCCAGCAGACGGTGATCGGTTCGGGGGAGTATCTGGTCATTGCCCAGGACCCGGAGTACCTCAGTACACGGTATGGGCTAAGCGGTGTGCTCGGTCCGTATGCTGCGAAGCTGGCGAACGAGGGTGAAACTGTTACGCTGAGAAACAGTTTCGGCGAGAAGATGGACGAGGTGGATTACAAGGCGGAATCTCCGTGGCCGTTGGCTAGTGTTGGGCGGGATTCGTCGATGGAGCTGATAAATCCGCTGCTCGATAACGATCTGAGCGGGAGCTGGCGGGCGAGCGGTTATTATCCTGGGCTGCAAACGGCTAATCAGGCGAAGTATTTGGTGGAAGCTCAGGCGCAGGGCTGGCGGTGTCGGAAGGGGACTTCTGAGGCGTCCGATCCGATGGAGCTTTGGCGTTTTTTGGAGTTTGTCGAAGACGGCACATGGTTTGATGGTAAGGCCCCGGTTGGGTACGATGCGAACAATGACTACGCGATCAACACCGAGCTTTCGGATATGCGCAACAGCTACAATTCTGCGTACCTGCGTAATACTTTCACAGTGTCTTCGATGCAGGAGGTTTTCGACACGCCCAAGCTGAGGATATATGTTGATGATGGCTGTGTAGTCTGGATCAACGGTGTCGAGGTTGGGCGTTTTCATGTTGGCACGGGCGATATTGCCTACAACGGAACGGCCTACAATCATGAGGCGAGCTGGGAAGAGATCGAACTTACTGACTGGGCGAACTATTTCAATGTGGGCGCTGGTTCGGCGGGCGAAAATGTCATAGCGATACATGCGATCAATCGTACTTCCGGGAGCAGTGATTTTGTGATCGACGCAGAGCTTTATGTCCCGGGTGAGGATCCGAGTGAGCCTTCGTTTGAGCCGACGCCGGGTGCGCAGAATAGCTGCTATGCGGATAAC comes from the Anaerohalosphaera lusitana genome and includes:
- a CDS encoding DUF1501 domain-containing protein, whose product is MNGWNEMTRRDAVKMGLVGAAGLTVSGSRVLAADQKAKKKKRGTGKSKPEAKAKSVIQIWMWGGPSHLDTFDPKPGAGEDYCGPYKKPISTNADGVQICEMLPKLAKHADKYSIIRSMTHGINGHETASYMVQTGHEPGRLVYPSMGAVVSVFKGYEHGYDGLVPPYIVLTQPQGRFSESGFLGPKYKPFSTGGDPARTPFAVEGIVARGISDKRQKDRRELMHSLDTLGRVMGGNEKFAELDECEEEAYDLMFGDARKLFDLGQEKEAMRERYGMNTFGQSCLAARRLVEHGVPYITINYRGWDTHKQHFETMARKLPEMDQAMSALLGDLSERGLLDSTIVWWGGEFGRGPKIQKESPWNGGRSHHGKCFSSLVAGGGFKGGRVIGASDEKGMEVAERAVYPKDLIGSMYTLLGIDPDGKLPNPRGLDVKVMPRSEKGEGRLTEIM
- a CDS encoding DUF1553 domain-containing protein; amino-acid sequence: MKDGLNMCLRVVKPGFCLWCFVLVGVCVAEPAIEPYESGDKYVARNKIDALVRATLDEKGIEPAKLCSDEVFIRRVYLDMTGRLPEPWVVRRFLENPRGSKRGAIINKLMETEEFADYWALKWCDILRVKAEFPINLWPNGVQAYYRWIRQAVKENMPYDEFARALLTSSGSNFRVPPVNFYRAIQGEEAEAIARAVGLTFMGCRVEEWNAEKREGLEAFFSRLLYKNTAEWKEQIICLDPGPAGELTARFPDGEEVTIKAGEDPRGVFADWLIQKDNAWFAKNIVNRQWSWLMGRGIIHEPDDIRDGNPAVNPELLEYLESELAGSGYDLRHVFKLILNSHTYQQSSVPADESEEVERYFAVYPVRRLDAEVLIDALCWISGTNERYSSKIPEPFTFVPADEKTVELADGSITSQFLEMFGRPSRDTGLESERNREVTERQRLHLLNSSQVQNKIEKGWRIRNLMRRAKGNKQVMINQLYLHILSRFPTAEERETVTEYFEMKGMNNRRAVHDIAWALINTKEFLYRH
- a CDS encoding pre-peptidase C-terminal domain-containing protein, translating into MKHVRFILVGVFCFACSAWGVDRREPHVGYVYPAGGQRGKVVRAAAGGQFLWGAKDVHVSGEGVHAKVIKHMRPVGNLNKEKREAITAKLKEVRDMRLAEVEGKKAGDKSGNKEGRKAAKVAKDQSGKGGEKAESDKEKKGKAERSKMPEHPLLYDVEDCSLRELAHIRDVLFMPRFLKQQNRQLAESVLIKIEIDEDAEPGPRELRIGTGLGLTNPVIFEVGLGPDVYEQEPNDKEAMPELKNYPKAPKGKVVELPAVLNGQIMPGDVDRFRFRAKKGQKLVVDTHARRLVPYLADAVPGWFQAVVTIYDARGNEVVFADDYRFSPDPVLLWEVERSGEYELEIRDAIHRGREDFVYRISVGEQPFITHMFPLGGQVGKDVTAEISGWNLATDELKLDTSEGGGVLRQTCYRSEGEVSNAVPYLVSELPSRMEKEDNGSRGKAQKLEIGVTVDGRIGKAGDVDVYRFEGRAGERVAIEVFARRLNSPMDAVVRLMDASGEVIAWNDDHVVKGDEHLHKNASGMLTHHADPYLTAELSKDGDYFVEVEDVQQHGGEAYAYRLRVERATGDFALRVVPASINVRTGFAVPVWVYVLRKDGYSGPIDISVKGDLGFELTGGRIPAGADRVCMSLRAGNELKGGMIDIEFEGSAMIGEETVVRTAVGAEDMMQAFLYRHLVPTQEIVAAVKKLKWKVPGVTIDAEQPLVITAGQSEEIVFKTRKRRLLNELRLDILNPPAGVSVEKVRVVDEGLACKVKCAEGDVQDFSGNLIFEMVREWRPKGKDGKPGKKRESSLGVLPAVPVEIDAKVSARS